One window from the genome of Echinicola vietnamensis DSM 17526 encodes:
- a CDS encoding S8 family peptidase, with amino-acid sequence MKRALIRGFLALLLLAGWSCHEELPSPDLLSKDDLVGHVTPVLGNRYIVVISDEVVSAKSNSSVQSSRLLDEKSLREAIADFSIAETQIVHLYSEGFFGFTAYLSKEDAERLRRDRRIIRVEQDVSISFPDINGIADPGARTAPVNILNKTHGDLIPAGVKRVGGPVEYKGKQVVYIVDCGIDLGNKELNVNVSRGFNGIYDGDDSKSLQDLLGHGTHVAGIIGAKMDGEGIAGVAAGATVVPIKILDKNGNGTYSGVLAALDHILKDGCKGDVVNMSVTGPPTPTLEALIIKAAEKGIHFVFAAGNNSDHANNYSPGRLNGKYFTTVSAMDENDVFATFSNYGNPPIDWCAPGVGILSTWIKGQYNFRNGTSYAAPHVAGLILLGGPVKDGLVKDDPDGECDPIAVHKCP; translated from the coding sequence ATGAAACGCGCATTAATTAGGGGTTTTTTAGCCCTTCTTCTACTAGCCGGGTGGTCTTGCCATGAAGAACTGCCTAGTCCCGATCTCCTTTCTAAAGACGACTTGGTAGGACATGTCACCCCAGTTTTAGGGAACAGGTACATTGTTGTTATTTCAGATGAAGTGGTATCGGCTAAATCAAACTCCTCGGTACAGTCTTCACGATTACTTGATGAGAAGAGTTTACGGGAGGCTATTGCTGATTTTTCTATTGCAGAAACACAAATAGTCCATCTCTATAGCGAAGGTTTTTTTGGTTTTACGGCCTATCTGAGCAAGGAAGATGCGGAGCGGCTTCGTCGAGACAGAAGGATCATCCGCGTGGAGCAAGATGTGTCTATTTCTTTCCCCGATATAAATGGGATAGCAGACCCTGGAGCAAGAACGGCACCAGTCAACATCTTAAACAAAACCCATGGGGATTTAATACCCGCGGGAGTGAAAAGGGTAGGTGGCCCGGTGGAGTATAAAGGGAAGCAAGTCGTTTATATCGTTGACTGTGGTATTGACCTGGGAAATAAGGAATTGAATGTGAACGTTTCTAGAGGATTCAATGGCATTTATGATGGAGACGACAGTAAAAGCCTGCAAGATTTACTGGGACATGGAACGCATGTCGCAGGCATTATAGGAGCAAAAATGGACGGTGAGGGAATTGCTGGTGTGGCAGCAGGGGCTACGGTAGTTCCAATAAAGATTTTGGACAAAAACGGAAATGGGACCTATTCTGGAGTACTGGCTGCATTGGATCATATCCTGAAGGATGGCTGCAAAGGGGATGTCGTCAATATGAGTGTTACCGGACCTCCAACACCGACGCTAGAGGCACTTATCATCAAAGCGGCAGAAAAAGGCATCCATTTTGTTTTTGCTGCAGGAAATAACAGTGACCATGCCAATAACTATTCTCCTGGAAGACTCAATGGTAAATATTTCACGACGGTTTCTGCGATGGATGAAAACGATGTGTTTGCAACGTTTTCCAATTATGGTAATCCACCTATTGATTGGTGTGCTCCTGGAGTGGGGATCCTATCGACATGGATAAAAGGTCAATATAACTTCCGTAATGGCACCTCTTACGCAGCACCACATGTGGCTGGATTGATTCTTTTGGGGGGACCAGTGAAGGACGGTCTTGTTAAAGATGATCCGGATGGGGAGTGTGATCCCATCGCGGTACACAAATGTCCGTAA
- a CDS encoding DUF3820 family protein produces the protein MQKEILVDLITKKMPFGKYKGRLICDIPEHYLVWMHGKGFPEGKLGMWLHTMYEIRINGLEYLLVELKKKIK, from the coding sequence ATGCAAAAAGAAATACTAGTGGACTTGATCACCAAAAAAATGCCCTTCGGTAAATATAAAGGTCGCTTGATCTGTGATATCCCTGAGCATTACCTGGTATGGATGCACGGAAAGGGTTTTCCTGAAGGGAAGCTTGGCATGTGGCTCCACACCATGTACGAAATCCGGATCAATGGCCTGGAATACCTTTTGGTAGAACTTAAAAAGAAAATCAAATAG
- a CDS encoding alpha/beta hydrolase family protein, with amino-acid sequence MSMYKVGFLLIALLFSIGNSPLKAQYGVQGDWKGVLEVMGQKLPLVFHLKEVDQSWKGTMDSPAQGATGIPLNDVSVDSMNLHLAVKRFNIRYEGRLEKDTIRGTFSQNGTDFPLVLWRMAKDDKGMGKRPQEPQGPFDYDQMETSFKNVPAGITLKGTVTKPKGMGPFPAVILVSGSGPQDRNAEMFGHKPFWVLADYFTRQGIVVLRYDERGVGESTGDFKDATTFDFADDAEAAMAHLRKFPFVNQLKVGVIGHSEGGMIAWMMAANGKGGSYAVSIAGPVVPIPQLMKQQVRDMLASVEASDEQKVREEEVVGIIYDVLSHTNDYDSLKIILPERLDKYLKDSGENYTEDELQDFVAKYANILNPWFFAFAKINPQEYIKKTEIPVMALFGGKDIQVNGSINAEVLERIKIENGKGDFTIKMYPELNHLFQHSGTGALAEYGTIAETFSEEAMADIARWILQQ; translated from the coding sequence ATGAGCATGTATAAGGTAGGATTTTTATTGATAGCCCTGTTGTTTTCGATTGGTAACAGCCCATTGAAAGCCCAATACGGCGTCCAGGGAGACTGGAAGGGTGTTTTGGAAGTAATGGGACAAAAGCTTCCGTTGGTTTTCCATTTAAAGGAAGTAGACCAAAGCTGGAAAGGTACGATGGACAGCCCGGCACAAGGAGCTACTGGCATTCCTTTAAATGATGTATCGGTTGATTCTATGAATCTTCACTTGGCGGTGAAGCGGTTCAATATCCGGTATGAAGGAAGGTTGGAAAAGGATACCATCCGGGGGACATTTTCTCAGAACGGAACGGATTTTCCTTTGGTGCTTTGGAGGATGGCTAAGGATGATAAGGGAATGGGGAAGAGGCCTCAGGAACCTCAAGGGCCTTTTGATTACGATCAGATGGAGACGTCCTTCAAGAATGTGCCTGCAGGAATTACGCTGAAAGGCACGGTAACAAAACCTAAGGGTATGGGGCCGTTTCCTGCAGTGATTTTGGTAAGTGGTTCTGGCCCTCAAGATCGAAATGCAGAAATGTTTGGCCATAAGCCTTTTTGGGTTTTAGCAGATTATTTTACAAGGCAGGGCATCGTCGTGCTTCGCTATGATGAGCGAGGAGTAGGGGAGTCCACCGGGGATTTTAAGGATGCCACTACTTTTGATTTTGCCGATGATGCAGAAGCAGCAATGGCCCATCTGAGGAAGTTCCCTTTTGTCAATCAGCTAAAAGTGGGGGTGATAGGACATAGTGAGGGAGGCATGATCGCTTGGATGATGGCTGCAAATGGTAAAGGAGGTAGTTATGCGGTTTCGATTGCTGGGCCAGTGGTTCCTATACCGCAGTTGATGAAACAGCAAGTCAGGGATATGTTAGCATCAGTGGAGGCTTCCGATGAGCAGAAGGTACGCGAAGAAGAAGTAGTGGGGATCATTTATGACGTATTGTCGCATACCAACGACTATGATAGTCTGAAGATCATCCTTCCTGAAAGGTTAGATAAATATCTCAAAGACTCCGGGGAGAATTATACCGAGGATGAGCTTCAGGATTTTGTGGCAAAGTATGCGAACATTCTTAATCCATGGTTTTTTGCATTTGCTAAAATCAATCCTCAGGAGTATATCAAAAAGACTGAGATTCCGGTTATGGCGCTTTTTGGAGGTAAAGATATCCAAGTGAACGGCAGTATTAATGCCGAGGTCTTGGAGAGGATAAAAATAGAAAATGGAAAAGGGGATTTCACCATAAAAATGTATCCGGAACTAAACCACCTCTTTCAGCACAGCGGTACTGGTGCATTGGCCGAATACGGGACCATAGCAGAAACCTTTAGTGAAGAAGCGATGGCTGATATTGCTCGTTGGATATTGCAACAGTAA
- the gap gene encoding type I glyceraldehyde-3-phosphate dehydrogenase, giving the protein MTKIKVGINGFGRIGRLVFRAAQERTDVQIVGINDLVDVDYMAYMLKYDSTHGQFKGEVEVKDGQLVVNGNTIRVTAEKNPADLKWSDIGAEYVVESTGLFLTKETAQGHIKAGAKKVIMSAPSKDDTPMIVMGVNESSYTSDMQFVSNASCTTNCLAPLAKVVNDNWGIEEGLMTTVHATTATQKTVDGPSMKDWRGGRGAGQNIIPSSTGAAKAVGKVIPELNGKLTGMAFRVPTPDVSVVDLTVRLKEAATYEEICAKMKEASEGDLKGVLGYTEDAVVSNDFIGDARTSIFDAGAGIQLSDKFVKLVSWYDNEWGYSNKVVDLLTYIANKG; this is encoded by the coding sequence ATGACAAAGATTAAAGTAGGAATTAACGGATTCGGAAGAATAGGAAGACTGGTGTTCCGAGCGGCCCAAGAAAGAACCGATGTCCAAATCGTAGGAATCAATGACCTTGTCGATGTGGATTACATGGCTTATATGTTGAAATATGATTCTACTCACGGACAGTTTAAAGGTGAGGTAGAAGTGAAGGATGGCCAGTTGGTGGTAAACGGTAACACTATCCGTGTGACAGCTGAAAAGAACCCTGCTGATCTTAAATGGTCTGATATCGGAGCGGAATACGTGGTAGAATCTACTGGTCTGTTCTTGACCAAAGAAACAGCACAAGGCCATATTAAAGCTGGTGCCAAAAAAGTAATCATGTCTGCACCTTCCAAAGACGATACTCCTATGATCGTAATGGGTGTGAATGAGTCTTCTTACACTTCTGATATGCAGTTTGTTTCCAATGCGTCTTGTACGACCAACTGTCTTGCTCCACTTGCCAAAGTGGTAAATGACAACTGGGGAATCGAAGAGGGGTTAATGACAACCGTTCACGCCACTACAGCTACCCAAAAAACTGTAGATGGTCCTTCCATGAAAGACTGGAGAGGTGGCCGAGGTGCTGGACAAAACATCATTCCTTCGTCTACAGGTGCCGCTAAGGCTGTTGGGAAAGTAATTCCTGAGCTTAATGGTAAACTGACAGGCATGGCTTTCCGTGTACCGACTCCTGATGTTTCCGTAGTAGACCTTACGGTAAGACTTAAAGAAGCAGCTACCTATGAAGAGATTTGTGCCAAAATGAAGGAAGCTTCTGAAGGTGACTTGAAAGGTGTATTGGGCTACACTGAAGATGCAGTCGTTTCCAATGACTTCATTGGTGATGCAAGAACCTCCATTTTCGATGCAGGTGCTGGTATCCAGTTGAGCGACAAGTTTGTGAAACTTGTATCTTGGTATGACAATGAATGGGGTTACTCTAACAAAGTGGTAGACCTACTTACTTATATTGCCAATAAGGGCTAA
- the map gene encoding type I methionyl aminopeptidase, with protein MSITQESDLIGMHRVSEAVGQTLKLMRHYAEPGMSTKELDNYGGVILKEFGARSAPYETYEFPGFTCISVNQEIAHGIPAKTKILQEGDLINIDVSAELNGFWSDNGGSFVLGQDIYHHQPLVDASKEILKRAISNIKGGIKIADIGFVIENEAKKRGYKVIKNLAGHGVGKSLHEKPEDILNYRVKSNRERFQKNTTVAVETFISTKSTYADTLRDGWILVGNKGGFVTQHEHTILITDGTPMILTKSNGIWD; from the coding sequence ATGTCCATCACACAAGAATCTGACCTTATAGGAATGCATCGCGTGAGTGAGGCAGTCGGCCAAACACTCAAATTGATGCGTCATTACGCGGAGCCCGGAATGAGCACAAAAGAGCTGGATAACTATGGAGGAGTTATTCTGAAGGAGTTTGGTGCGCGATCTGCCCCTTATGAAACGTATGAATTTCCAGGCTTTACCTGCATCAGTGTCAACCAAGAAATCGCCCATGGCATTCCGGCTAAAACTAAAATTCTTCAGGAAGGTGATCTGATCAACATCGATGTATCTGCTGAGCTGAATGGATTTTGGTCGGATAATGGAGGATCATTTGTCCTAGGACAAGACATCTATCATCACCAACCGCTCGTCGATGCTTCCAAGGAAATATTGAAAAGGGCCATTTCTAACATAAAAGGAGGGATAAAAATAGCGGATATTGGTTTTGTGATTGAAAATGAAGCAAAAAAAAGAGGCTACAAGGTCATCAAAAACCTAGCGGGGCACGGTGTGGGCAAAAGCCTGCATGAAAAACCTGAGGATATCCTAAATTATCGTGTTAAAAGCAATCGAGAGCGTTTCCAAAAAAATACTACGGTAGCTGTGGAAACTTTCATTTCGACCAAATCCACCTATGCAGACACCTTGAGGGACGGCTGGATACTGGTGGGAAACAAAGGTGGTTTTGTCACCCAGCACGAACACACCATTTTGATTACTGACGGGACGCCGATGATTTTGACGAAATCAAATGGGATTTGGGATTAA